The Sabethes cyaneus chromosome 1, idSabCyanKW18_F2, whole genome shotgun sequence DNA segment CCAGCACTCGGGGAAAACTCCCGTCGTCAATGATACATCGAAGACCTTAACTCAAGACCATAGAAGGAATGCCATTTCGGCCGCATCCAGTTGAGGATTTCAAATGTTTCCCAGGAGAGATCACCACATCGTTACTAACGTAACGAGTAACGTTAATTGTGCTAGCCACAATGTCATGAGCATTGGCGATCTCATCAGAGAAAACGCTATTGAATTGCGTGCGAAACAAGTCGGCAATATCTACGACTGAATCCACTACTTCAACGCCGTCAGTAATATGGGAAGGTAGTCCAGATTCTTTCCGTTGGTCGTTCACAAAGTTCCAAAACGTTAATGTCGTCACTAGCGAGTAACGAATTGCAGTCCAAGTTAGCCAAAAAACTGTTCATAGCCTCAAAGTCTGCTCTGTAAAAGTCGTAATAGACGGTTTCAGCATGGTCTAAGAAGCGATACTCGTTTTTCAAATCCAGTGTCAACAATAGAGGTGGATGATGCCGGCAAAGCTTGACGAGATGGGAAGAATACAAAAATTCACCAACACCAACAACACCCGAACTTAAGAGAGTGGCAGTAGAATACAACGAAAATACGTCCTCTccgttgaaaaatgaaaaattcgaAATCGACCTCGTCAAAAGACCAACCGAAATAACCAGCTCAAAAGGAAGCTGGGATCAACTAAAGGCCCGATTGAGGAACATTGAAAATCAGGAATTTATGTAATCAGTTGCCCACATTGCGATTGCGAAATGGTTTACATCGGTAAGACGAGAAGATAGCTGGAAACACGTACAATCGAACACTTAGCGAAAGCATCTAGGGATAGAAAGGTCTGTCACACCATTTTAGATCAACAGTGGCGGAACATATCTTCAATGACAACCATGCGCTAACGGTAAATTTACTCTATGGTtgaatttagttcgaaaacagacactgatgggAGCCTGCAAATCGTatgtgaaatacgtatctgtcgcggaTATAACTAGTGGAACTTAatcgtgaaaaagtttttttagaATGTAGAAGTATAGGCACTGTTATAAATGAGTAATTGTTCACTTTTTAATTTCGGAAATAACTTTATTATCTATTAGAATAGCAACCACCATACTACAACTCTTGTTTGACTCTAGAATCCTGTTTCTTTTCCACTACCACCTTTTGCTGGACCGGTTTGTCCTTTTGTTCTGCCGAGAGTCCAACAGTCCTTAGGATTTCCTCATCAAGTTGTACCTTTGCTATCCATGGATAAACGGGGGAACCGAGTAGCAGGTATTTTCCGCTTAGCACGGCATGTGATATTAAATTCGTAACACCATCGTCGCTGTGTAAGGCTGCAATAATATTTCCCTCCCAATCCAATCGCAGGACGGTTCCTCGTTTAGGGAACAAAGCTTTTATACTGGCCAGGTTCCCAATGTAGTGTGAAACGTGAAGAGCAAGGTGATTTCCTGTTTTTTGATAGATAAACTCAAACGGAAACTCTAGAAGGCACAACATTCGGACAAAGAATTGTCTCAAATTCGGGAAAGGCGCTAGCAATGCTAACAGTGAAGGATGGTCCCGATCAGCTGCAATGACGATTGCTGCCCAAATACCCTTCTCATCAGCCAGTAAGTTGTCTAACGATCCGGGCAGACTGTCCACAAAGATGTCATGTGTACCCGCTTTCGTACCTTTCAAGTAATATCGTCGAATAAGTTGGCCACCGGTTTCTGCGACTAAAACAAAGCTCTCATCACGATTCAGAGCAATGCCGTTCGCACCGTAGACTTCATCAATTAACACTTTATTTTTGCCAGTTGATCGTGAATAGTGTATCAGCCTACCGGAAGGATTGACTAGCATTCCCATCATTAGGTTCTCGAAAATAAAATCCGACGATGTATCCGACCAGTAAATATCGCCGTTCTTTGCAACTGCCAAACCATTAGGAATCTTCGGTTTTCGGGACACTTTACCACCCTCAATTACACGATCCACCGAGATCAACTGCTTCCGCTCGCCAGTTTTAATTTGCACTTGCCAGATGCCTGAATATGCTTCAATCACAATCAGATTGTTACCTTGTGTATCAAATGCCATCCCGAGGGGACGGCCGCATTCTCGCTCATCGTAGGTGCCCTCTGGTGAAATgttaaaacatttattttattGTAGTCATTTAAAACGATGCTTAACTTACGGCATTTCTTTCCGAATTTGGTGACCACTCGAATCTGATCGTTGTTCGATATTTCCAGTATCTTTCCACCGTACACCGAAGCGTATGTCGTGTTACCCCGTACCAGAATGGTTTCCGGGGAAAGGAGTTGATCTTTCAGATAGTGTTCTGCGTTGTTTAGAAGTTTATTCGGTGCCAGGACTCCTTCCAGGGGACGAGATGGGGTGACACTGAGTAATATTGGGAAGAGATAATTATCAAATGTTTTATGACACATTCCACATTATGACATTTTATGATacaaaattttacattcaaAAGTGCGAAATTGTTTTGAATAATATTGGATTCAAACCACGGGgaaagtcgctgagaacattgtTTTCGATGTCTTACACAGTTTACCTCGTTGATCGCAATTGATGTGCATTCATTGCACAGTTTGTTGGACACTGTGGCACCTTTTTAACAACTAACCATTAAAATATTGGAATCTGGCAGCTCAGCCAATTTGGATATTGTCAAACTGAACAACGGAGCATATGTTGGTACGAATGAGGTGCGTAGAATGTTCTAAACGACTTACCCTAGATCGAAACCCAAACATTTCATAATTGCATTAACGTTCTGCAGGAACTACAAAATTAGCGATTGGTGTCATCTACGTTCCACCTAATTTACGCGATTAAGCAGAGGTAATCGATCGGCATATCTCGTCAATTGCTAGAGTCAATGACGCTTTCAACTAGCATGATGATCTACTGCTATTTGGTGATTACAACCGCGCTGACCTGTCTTGGAAGTTGCACGCAAGCAACAAATACTTAGTCGTCGATGACCAGTCTTCCAGTATAAATAATGGCAGTTCCTGTCTTTTAGATGGCGTTGCATTGAATGGTCTTCAGCAGATCAATCCGGTGCACAATCACAATGGTCGGCTCTTGGACCTTATTTTCGCTAACCACCCAGCATTGGTAGCCTGCACTGCACAGTAACTAACGCATTTGACGAGCTTAGCAATATTGACCCTCACCACCCTCCAGTTGTACTTAGTTATGACAAGCCTATCGATGCTTTGTTTTTTGACGAATTCGATCCGAATGCACTGGACTTCCGACGAcgcgatttttatgcaattgaAGTGGCCTTTTATAATACCGATTGGTCCTTTTTGGCTGAGAGCTCGTCTGTCGATGATGCAGTTGCTGGTTTCACTAGCACTATTCAAGAGTTAATGTTACAACATATCCCTCGTGTTCGTCCGTGCCGCAACCCCTCTTGGGGGAACCGGGGATTGAGCCATCTTAAACGTCAGAAAAATGCCTACCTGCGCGCTTACCACACATCTAGAAGTGCGCGGAATCGTTATTTGTTCAAGTTGGCTGTCAGAAATACAAAACCCTGAACTAGATGTAGATACCTAGATATACACTAGATATAGTAACCGAGGCTTTGTCTTTCGTCCAAGAGATGAAATTTCAGTTGAATCTTACTTGGCTACTGCTGAAAACGTGACTAATGCCATTCGTAGTGCGAAACAATCATACTACCCGGGACTTGATGCCTGCTGCTTTACTGAAAAAATGCTGCGAGGCTGTGAAATTTCCAATAGCCACTATTTTCAACCTTTCTTTACGAAGCCAAAGATTTCCTGAATGCTGGAAATCATCATACGTTTATGTTCCCTGTgttcaagaaaggtgataagcataGTGTGGAGCACTACCGTGGAATCACTTCATTGTGTGCTTGCTCCAAGATATTTGAAGCCACGGTCTATGGCTCAACCAACTTGTTGGAGTTTACCTCGCTTTGTCTGCGTACAATAGAACAGGGCAATCAGATCGACGCCATTTACACTGATTtgaaagcggctttcgatcGAGTCAATCATGATATTTTGCTTGTCAACTAATTTGCTTTCATGGCTCATACCTCATACCTACATATCTACTTCATACCTCATATCTACGCAGTCGTAAAATCGCTGTTAAATTGGGTCCCAGCCAATCGAGATGGTTCCACAATGGTTCtaggagttccacaaggtagcattTTTGGACCTTTGCTATGCTCCCTGTTCGTGAACGACGTTACTCGACTGTTGCCTCCTGGAACAAGGCTGTGCTACGCTGATGATATAAAGATTTATCTGCCAATTGAAACCATCACAAATTGTTTGCAGCTTCAGAAATTGATCGATTTGTTTGTGGAATGGTGCAACTCCAATCGTATGCTTATCAGCACTAAGAAATGTACCGTTATAAGCTTCACTGTTCACTCGTAAGAAACCGCCTCTGGTGTTCGATTACCGCATCAACGGAACGTCTCTACAGCGGAGTAACAACGTCACGGATGTAGTCGTTGTACTAGATAGCCAGATGTCGTTCAGACAACATTATACCTGTATTATTAACAAAGCGTATAGGCTGCTTGGTATTATATCCTGAATCGGAAGAGATTTCTCTGATCCAGGCGCACTACGTACTCTCTACTGCTTCTTAGTCCGTTCCGTTCTTGAGACTAGCTGTGCAGTTTGGGATCCTTATTATAATTATTGGATACATCGCATTGAACGGACACAAAAACACTTCATACGTGAGATCTGCGGCAGGCTACCCTGGAGAAACCCTGATGCTCTTCCGCCTTATGAGGAACTTTGTCTGCTAGTTGGGATTACACCTCTTGAGCAGCGACGAAAGGATATCATCGCCAAGACTGCTCATAAGATCCTGTTGGGTGCTCTTGATTACCTTGCTGTTCTGTCGCAGCTGCAGCTATACTATCCCTTTCGGCCTCAAAGGAACCAACGCAACAGTTCCTACGCGTCGATTCACACCGCACTAACTATGGATTTCATGAACCAGTACGTCGTATGGCTTTGGAGTACAATCGTCGCGGAAATAGCGTGGACTTGCAGGTGCAGGTGCAGGTTTTAAAATGTTCTTTTGTGTATTTAAGTTATTTTACTGATTCTGAtgtatttttattgtatttcgATGTACGTATATCGTATCGAAAGACAATGTATATCGATCGAAAGACACTGGGGTTTTGTGCCACTTTCAGTATGTATGTGCCCATATAGCCCTAGCTGTGCTGGCGGCCggccaaatggaattaaataaaaaaataaagtatgtatgtaaattactcaaggtggcttttcccagtcCAATCAAAGTTCATTAAGACGTAAAGTCGGATGAATTacttaaataaataataataataacaataacattaaATTGAGTTGAAACGTCAACTTCTCGAGCGAAGTGAAATACATTATATCTCACACTGGTGAAAAAGTTGAATATTTTGTATGGCATTTTCACTTCGCTTTAAAATCACAGGGCTTAAAGGTTCACGATACACAAATTTAATATTCTATCATCCAAGTTTACGcataagacatcaattttgattAGGTTGTAACCGTTGTATAACACTACATCGAtgcaaactgttgaatgtaAGAAATGGTTGCACATTTTACGAACAAATTTTACGTTCATAACATTGATTTAGGTTGACATAAAAGGGAAAGAATTCGTGATCTATTGGCACGGAATTGGAAACGCGGGTGTATATGGTTGTCGTCGCAGACCTGGGAAGCAAAAATGCGCTTACACGTGATtggttgatttttcaattttgacaGTATGTCGTTATGAATAAGTAAATCGTTTTCAGTACACTGTTCAAATTGTAGAAAGATTTCTGAACGACTGATATAAATGCCTTTTGAATTGGCTTAGAAATAACCGAAATATTAGCACTTAAAATCTATCGTTTTTCGTGATATTcgcatattttgattttttttagaatGACCCCTTATCTTTAAAGAGCAATTGCTACCTTTCCGTAAGACGTTCAGCGTTGGGCACAAATTTACTTAATTTTCGAAACTGGGCTTATTGTCTAGTATTTTAATCTCACTTTCAAAGTGAAATCGCAGTCGATGGAACGAATAAAGTTCGTGTAGCTCCAGTTCAAGCTCAAaccgcgaaaaaaaaaactgattttgcatGTAATAACCTTTGATGAGTTTCTAATTTTGCCCCGTAACACCATGTGCACAGAGTACATACCGCAGAATGACGTAAGCCCTATAAACAATCCGAATCGAAAATAGAGAATTTCAATGAGCTTGCAGTAATTATTGATCAGGCTGGGTTGAATTCGGTCTGCGAACTCTTATTTGCCTAATGATGATCGCGCAAGATTCTACCGTGACCTTCAATGTGGTCGAATCAAAAAGTCACGCTGTTTTCCTGTACGAGATTTTTATTTCAACCAAAAGTATGCCCACAGTAAAATCATGTTTAAATTGGAAATCAATTAGCACATATCAATTTCATCACTATCGTTCCAAAAAATATGTACACACAAATTTTTACCTAAACGATTTGAAGGGAAACGTCGGGTATGGCGGTAATCCCGGCAAAACGGCTACTATCATTACGAATAGGCTCGTCTTCAAAATTTTCCCCTTAAAGCTcatgttttgctttgttttcctCAAACTCTCGATCAAGCAAACAGCCACAGCAAGGTGCCACAAAAGAAAGTTTCGTTCACGGTGCCAAAAAGCCTTCGCTCCACAGGTTATTTCCGATTATGTTTCTTTCTTCCACCCACCGACCACTTGAACGGTAAATATGGTACTAACTGAACTGGAGAATTCTAAAAGTTGATTCGGTTGCTTGCAGCGCAACACTGTGTTGATTGGTTAAAGAAACAAACGAACGGTATTCTGATGCATGTGTTGATCTCGAGCTCGACAGTCGACACCACGCACGGTACCTAACAGTGAGAGACCGACATAAAAAAACTCCATAAAAGCTGGTGATCTACAATGACATATAGAATTCAGTTTTATGTAACTGAAATCActtttttttccaagtttttttttacgtttgatTATAATCTGTCCACTGTGTTTTGTCCACTGGTTGTTTACAACACCCAACCAAAAACGGCTGGTTACTGTAGGCTGTCGATCGTCTGTCTATACCTTTACACCGTACGCGTACGCGCTATCGGAGAACGCGTGCGTAGGCTGGAAGCATTTTATCTATTTTAAAAAAGGCAGCAGAGGCAACCGCGTAAAGCTGACTATCCGGTGAATGCGTTCTTgagaaatttaataatttttacaGAAAATCAAGGTAATAAAACCTTATTATTAGTGTATATTAGTTTTATTATTGAATACTTCGCTGTGCaaaatttgatgatttttttggaatatcgtGTTAATTTGATCGAATGTCTTTGCATTGAAAAATTATTTAGTTGTCAGCACATTGAATGGCAAAATTATGAAATTAACTAGGTATAAACAAATTATATTTATCAATCTTATTCTGTTATACATTTATTTTTATACCTTTGCTAATTGAAAGTTAGAGTCACACATTTACCTGAAAATAGATACCTGTTATGTACCAAAATTTATATCTGATTATCGGGTCGTTAATTATAAGATTCCCTAAAAATGTTTTACCCCGATGCGAAGAGTAAACATGTAGGTATATAGATTTATCATATTGAACTCAGTATTAAGAattatattattataaaatacTCACACACACGCTCTTGTCGGATGCACTCAACCCTACAGTTGGAGCAAACATGTGGCAGGAGTGGGAGTTATTTTTCGGCGATTACATCATTTTCTTATGATCGAATACGGCTAGacacaaatgttgattgtatgcatTTTAGTTAtcgatttcgttttctttttccgAAAACAAAATAGAACATAATAAATATAGATAAGCCAATTCGTTGAACCTGAGTGATGGAATagtttaaaatgattttgctctGTTCAGCGTGAATACGCACAATTATCTCAGTAtgattattaatttattatctTATCTCATggcacaaaatcgtagataTAAATTTCTTAAATTCATTCACCGGAAATAATTTACAGTACACTCTAGTCACTTTTTGCACGAAGGATACATTCCGCATAAATGAAAACTGCTGAAAGTctgaaattcgcataaaaaacgtCTAAACTCCGAAagtcgcgtaaattccaaaatttgtgtAAAATAGTATGAACTCCTATACGTTTAAAACCACTCTCTAATAAAATAATACCAATATGAAACTCACTCAGTATTTTTATTTCTCACTCTGAACGCTAACCGGTAATAAAAAGTGTACTTTAAAGTaggtacagcctgaattcgttaatcgAGTCA contains these protein-coding regions:
- the LOC128745475 gene encoding adipocyte plasma membrane-associated protein Hemomucin-like, which translates into the protein MSFKGKILKTSLFVMIVAVLPGLPPYPTFPFKSFSVTPSRPLEGVLAPNKLLNNAEHYLKDQLLSPETILVRGNTTYASVYGGKILEISNNDQIRVVTKFGKKCQGTYDERECGRPLGMAFDTQGNNLIVIEAYSGIWQVQIKTGERKQLISVDRVIEGGKVSRKPKIPNGLAVAKNGDIYWSDTSSDFIFENLMMGMLVNPSGRLIHYSRSTGKNKVLIDEVYGANGIALNRDESFVLVAETGGQLIRRYYLKGTKAGTHDIFVDSLPGSLDNLLADEKGIWAAIVIAADRDHPSLLALLAPFPNLRQFFVRMLCLLEFPFEFIYQKTGNHLALHVSHYIGNLASIKALFPKRGTVLRLDWEGNIIAALHSDDGVTNLISHAVLSGKYLLLGSPVYPWIAKVQLDEEILRTVGLSAEQKDKPVQQKVVVEKKQDSRVKQEL